The Cloeon dipterum chromosome X, ieCloDipt1.1, whole genome shotgun sequence genome includes a window with the following:
- the LOC135947003 gene encoding protein Star-like, with protein sequence MEHRKRVFFAILVALLVIFGLYQFNMLTPAGNFISNDLPAAVSFKTTVKSKARTLTDLQGLLEDDPVLLDYTRGLLIEPAERDTPYAISQPNLQDYSGMNMSLIIYSLLKHKKNGFFVDCGAFDGEDASVSLTLEKDFNWNGLMVDAGPKQIQRLLLKGRKSWVAPTCMSTSNKSMMVSFMESEMQSAIVSKDTQVGNNAVVQTLCIPFHTFMKVLGIKKVDLFNLDVEGAELEILKTIDFNRVKIDAMMIEHFNNKEPVQKEILSIMEKNGFKLYEKNAYDFVFIHNSV encoded by the exons ATGGAGCACAGAAAGCGAGTGTTCTTTGCAATTCTAGTTGCTTTGTTAGTGATCTTCGGTCTGTACCAATTCAACATGCTCACCCCGGCTGGCAACTTTATCAGCAACGATTTGCCGGCCGCTGTGTCTTTTAAAACTACAGTCAAATCGAAAGCGAGGACAC TGACCGACCTACAAGGGCTCCTTGAAGATGACCCTGTGCTGCTCGACTACACCCGGGGTCTACTGATTGAGCCTGCCGAACGCGACACTCCGTACGCCATCAGTCAGCCCAACCTGCAGGACTACTCAGGGATGAACATGTCGCTCATAATTTACTCCCTTTTGAAACACAAG aaaaatggatttttcgtTGACTGCGGTGCATTCGACGGAGAGGATGCATCCGTTTCTTTGACACTAGAAAAGGATTTCAACTGGAACGGGTTGATGGTCGATGCGGGACCAAAGCAGATTCAGAGGCTTTTGCTCAAGGGCCGCAAGTCGTGGGTGGCGCCGACATGCATGAGCACCTCTAACAAGTCCATGATG GTCTCGTTCATGGAGAGTGAAATGCAGAGCGCCATAGTCAGCAAAGACACTCAGGTCGGCAACAATGCCGTGGTGCAGACGCTGTGCATTCCCTTCCACACGTTCATGAAGGTGCTTGGCATCAAAAAGGTGGACCTCTTCAATTTGGATGTCGAGGGCGCcgagctggaaattttgaaaaccatCGACTTCAACCGAGTGAAAATAGAC gCCATGATGATCGAGCATTTCAACAATAAGGAGCCCGTGCAAAAAGAAATACTTAGCATCATGGAGAAAAATGGCTTCAAACTTTATGAGAAAAACGCTtacgattttgtttttatacaCAATAGCGTTTAA